Part of the Clostridiales bacterium genome, AGACGCCATAGTTTTGGATAGTTCCAAATGTATCTTATGCGGCAGATGCGTCAGCGCTTGCCAAAAATTTGCCGGCACGGGCGTGCTTGACTTTAACGAGCGCGGATACCATACCTACATAAGTTCTGCCCAAAACCATGATTTAGACGATAGCGGCTGTATTTATTGCGGCAAATGCATTCAGGCTTGTCCTACCGGCGCTTTAAGAGAAAAGGACCAAATAGACGAAGTTTTGGAACTTTTATCTAATAAAGAATACTACACCGTAGTTCAAGTCGCTCCTAGCGTTAGAGCGGCTTTGGGCGAAGAATTTGGTTATCCGATAGGCACAAATGTTGAAGGCAAGCTATATAACGCTCTCGCAAAACTTGGCTTTGACGATGTCACGGATACCAACTTTAGCGCCGATGTGACCATAATGGAAGAAGGCGCCGAATTTATCCATAGATTGCAAGAATTTAAAAACGGCAACAAAAACGCGCTCCCTCTTTTCACATCCTGTTCGCCCGGTTGGATAAGATATATAGAATATTATTATCCCGAGTTCTTGTCCAACTTGTCGTCTTGCAAATCGCCTCAGCAGATGCACGGCGCGCTGATAAAACATTATTATGCCCAAAAAATCAATATACCCAAAGAAAAGATAAAAGTCGTTTCCATTATGCCTTGTATAGCCAAAAAATACGAGGCTAAGCGTCCCGAGATGGAAGCGGATGGAGCGCGCGATGTGGATTATGTTTTGACCACTCGCGAGCTTGCCAGAATGATAAGAAGACAGGATATTGATTTTAGGGCCTTGGAAGATATTGTTCCTTCTAGCCCTATGGCAAAATACACCGGCGCGGGCGTTATCTTTGGCGCGACGGGCGGCGTTATGGAAGCGGCGTTGAGGACGGTAAGAGATTTGTTGGAACAAAAAGATTATGCCGATGTGGACTTTGCCGCGATAAGAGGAGCGGGGGA contains:
- a CDS encoding 4Fe-4S binding protein translates to MNTVTLTIDGQQITVPEKYTILQAAKELGIYIPRLCYLKDINETSACRICVVEIEGMRTLKNSCTVRVQNNMVVRTNTPRVKKSIQKNLMLLASNHKFDCWKCPRERNCEFLYLLRKYNIDNSMGEDAHFTKKHFITNITDAIVLDSSKCILCGRCVSACQKFAGTGVLDFNERGYHTYISSAQNHDLDDSGCIYCGKCIQACPTGALREKDQIDEVLELLSNKEYYTVVQVAPSVRAALGEEFGYPIGTNVEGKLYNALAKLGFDDVTDTNFSADVTIMEEGAEFIHRLQEFKNGNKNALPLFTSCSPGWIRYIEYYYPEFLSNLSSCKSPQQMHGALIKHYYAQKINIPKEKIKVVSIMPCIAKKYEAKRPEMEADGARDVDYVLTTRELARMIRRQDIDFRALEDIVPSSPMAKYTGAGVIFGATGGVMEAALRTVRDLLEQKDYADVDFAAIRGAGDGIKEAEIEIDGIKLTVAVVHGAVNFKEMFERVKQNPGKYAFVEFMACTGGCVNGGGQPILCAEDQENIDIRTERAKALYNIDAQKQLRKSHQNPVVIELYKEFLEKPGSDKAHKLLHTHYAKKESYSKL